A genome region from Crossiella equi includes the following:
- the argF gene encoding ornithine carbamoyltransferase, with protein MTLRHFLRDDDLNPDEQKHLLDLADELKAAPYANKAMAGPKAAAVIFEKNSTRTRLSFEVGIAQLGGHAVVVDGRTMQLGREETIEDTSRVLSRYVDVVVWRTFAHARIEAMASTSSVPVVNALTDEFHPCQVLADLQTVRERFGKLEGLTLTYLGDGANNMAHSLMLGGVTAGMHVRVASPNKFQPLPWVLDSAKQRAAETGGSVSLVSGVDEAVEGSHVLVTDTWTSMGQENDGKDRVGPFRPYQVNDSLLARTGVDSIVLHCLPAHRGWEVTDEVLDGPASAVWDEAENRLHAQKALLVWLLEQAG; from the coding sequence ATGACGCTGCGCCACTTCCTCAGGGACGACGACCTCAACCCGGACGAGCAGAAGCACCTGCTCGACCTCGCCGACGAGCTCAAAGCCGCCCCGTACGCCAACAAGGCGATGGCCGGTCCCAAGGCCGCCGCGGTGATCTTCGAGAAGAACTCCACCCGCACCCGCCTGTCCTTCGAGGTGGGTATCGCCCAGCTCGGCGGGCACGCGGTGGTCGTGGACGGCCGCACCATGCAGCTGGGCCGCGAGGAGACCATCGAGGACACCTCGCGCGTGCTGTCCCGGTACGTGGACGTGGTGGTGTGGCGGACCTTCGCGCACGCCCGCATCGAGGCCATGGCCTCCACCTCGTCCGTGCCGGTGGTCAACGCGCTCACCGACGAGTTCCACCCGTGCCAGGTGCTGGCCGACCTGCAGACCGTGCGCGAGCGCTTCGGCAAGCTCGAGGGCCTGACCCTGACCTACCTGGGCGACGGCGCGAACAACATGGCGCACTCGCTCATGCTCGGCGGCGTCACCGCGGGCATGCACGTGCGGGTGGCCTCGCCGAACAAGTTCCAGCCGCTGCCCTGGGTGCTCGACTCGGCCAAGCAGCGCGCCGCCGAGACCGGCGGCTCGGTCAGCCTGGTCTCCGGGGTGGACGAGGCGGTCGAGGGCTCGCACGTGCTGGTCACCGACACCTGGACCTCGATGGGCCAGGAGAACGACGGCAAGGACCGCGTCGGCCCGTTCCGGCCGTACCAGGTCAACGACTCACTGCTGGCCCGCACCGGCGTGGACAGCATCGTGCTGCACTGCCTCCCCGCCCACCGGGGCTGGGAGGTCACCGACGAGGTCCTCGACGGTCCGGCGAGCGCGGTGTGGGACGAGGCGGAGAACCGCCTGCACGCCCAGAAGGCACTGCTCGTCTGGCTGCTGGAGCAGGCGGGCTGA
- a CDS encoding ABC transporter permease: MTLALLRRAAILLLSLLVASLVVFGFLSVLPGDPAQVALGVNATPELVAAKQREFGTDRPLATQYADWLGGFATGDFGRSFATGEPVGPQLLDRLGVTAWLVGGGMLVALVVALPAGVFAAVARRRAGGVVVSWLSQAGLAVPGFIAGILLVQLFAVRWQLLPAGGWTPPNVDVTEFLRGLVLPALALGLVQGAVLTRYVRSAVLEVSTQDYLRTARAKGRTATGALLRHGLRNAAGPVLTVLGLQLTTVLIGAVVVERVFVLPGLGSLLLDGVAARDLWVVQNVVMVLVAAVLLVNFLVDVLHTALNPRLRQAA; this comes from the coding sequence ATGACGCTGGCGCTGCTCCGCCGCGCGGCGATCCTGCTCCTCAGCCTGCTGGTCGCCTCGCTGGTGGTGTTCGGGTTCCTGTCCGTGCTGCCCGGCGACCCGGCGCAGGTCGCGCTCGGGGTCAACGCCACCCCGGAGCTGGTCGCTGCGAAGCAGCGGGAGTTCGGCACCGACCGGCCGCTGGCCACCCAGTACGCGGACTGGCTCGGCGGGTTCGCCACCGGGGACTTCGGCCGCTCCTTCGCCACCGGCGAACCGGTCGGACCGCAGCTGCTGGACCGGCTCGGCGTGACCGCGTGGCTGGTCGGCGGCGGCATGCTGGTGGCGCTGGTGGTCGCGCTGCCCGCCGGGGTGTTCGCCGCGGTCGCCCGGCGGCGTGCGGGCGGGGTCGTGGTGTCCTGGCTCAGCCAGGCCGGGCTGGCCGTGCCCGGGTTCATCGCGGGCATCCTGCTGGTGCAGCTGTTCGCGGTGCGCTGGCAGCTGCTGCCCGCCGGGGGCTGGACCCCGCCGAACGTCGACGTCACCGAGTTCCTGCGCGGCCTGGTGCTGCCCGCGCTCGCGCTCGGCCTGGTGCAGGGCGCGGTGCTCACCCGGTACGTGCGCTCGGCCGTGCTGGAGGTCAGCACCCAGGACTACCTGCGCACCGCCCGGGCCAAGGGCCGCACCGCCACCGGCGCGCTGCTGCGGCACGGCCTGCGCAACGCCGCCGGGCCGGTGCTCACCGTGCTCGGCCTCCAGCTGACCACCGTGCTGATCGGCGCGGTCGTGGTGGAACGCGTGTTCGTGCTGCCCGGACTGGGCAGCCTGCTCCTGGACGGGGTGGCCGCGCGGGACCTGTGGGTGGTGCAGAACGTGGTGATGGTGCTGGTGGCCGCGGTGCTGCTGGTGAACTTCCTGGTCGACGTGCTGCACACCGCGCTCAACCCCCGCCTGCGGCAGGCCGCATGA
- the argH gene encoding argininosuccinate lyase has product MSNKDGATPLWGGRFASGPAEAMAALSVSTHFDWQLARYDIAGSRAHARVLHRAGLLSDTELPAMLAALDTLEADVVSGAFLPDPGDEDVHTALERGLLDRAGTELGGKLRAGRSRNDQIATLFRMWLRDAARRVAAGTLDVVEALAKQAADHATAVMPGRTHLQHAQPVLLAHHLLAHGQALLRDVSRLRDWDRRTAISPYGSGALAGSSLGLDPAAVAADLGFDAPVENSIDGVSSRDFAAEFAFVVAMLGVNLSRIAEEVIIWTTAEFGYAKLDDAWSTGSSIMPQKKNPDVAELMRGKSGRLIGNLTGLLATLKAQPLAYNRDLQEDKEPLFDSVTQLELTLPAMTGMLATLTFNEARLLELAPAGFTLATDIAEWLVRQGVPFRVAHEAAGACVQAAESRDAGLEDLTDAELAAINPALTPAVREVLTVAGSIASRDAHGGTAPVRVAEQHQRLLGALAEARDWAKL; this is encoded by the coding sequence ATGAGCAACAAGGACGGGGCAACCCCGCTCTGGGGCGGTCGTTTCGCCTCGGGGCCCGCGGAAGCCATGGCGGCGCTGAGCGTCTCCACCCACTTCGACTGGCAGCTCGCCCGCTACGACATCGCGGGCTCGCGTGCGCACGCGCGGGTCCTGCACCGCGCGGGCCTGCTCAGCGACACCGAGCTGCCCGCCATGCTGGCGGCGCTGGACACCCTGGAGGCCGACGTGGTCTCCGGCGCGTTCCTCCCCGACCCGGGTGACGAGGACGTGCACACCGCCCTGGAGCGCGGCCTGCTGGACCGCGCGGGCACCGAGCTGGGCGGCAAGCTGCGCGCGGGTCGTTCCCGCAACGACCAGATCGCCACCCTGTTCCGCATGTGGCTGCGCGACGCGGCCCGCCGGGTGGCCGCGGGCACCCTGGACGTGGTCGAGGCGCTGGCCAAGCAGGCCGCCGACCACGCCACCGCCGTGATGCCGGGCCGCACGCACCTCCAGCACGCCCAGCCGGTCCTGCTGGCCCACCACCTGCTGGCACACGGCCAGGCCCTGCTCCGGGATGTCTCCCGCCTGCGGGACTGGGACAGGCGCACCGCGATCTCCCCGTACGGCTCGGGCGCCCTGGCGGGTTCCTCGCTGGGCCTGGACCCGGCCGCGGTGGCGGCGGACCTGGGCTTCGACGCCCCGGTGGAGAACTCCATCGACGGCGTGTCCAGCCGTGACTTCGCCGCGGAGTTCGCCTTCGTGGTGGCGATGCTGGGCGTGAACCTCTCCCGTATCGCGGAGGAGGTCATCATCTGGACCACCGCCGAGTTCGGCTACGCCAAGCTCGACGACGCCTGGTCCACAGGCAGCTCGATCATGCCGCAGAAGAAGAACCCCGACGTCGCGGAGCTGATGCGCGGCAAGTCGGGCCGGCTGATCGGCAACCTCACCGGCCTGCTGGCCACGCTGAAGGCCCAGCCGCTGGCGTACAACCGGGACCTCCAGGAGGACAAGGAGCCCCTGTTCGACTCGGTCACCCAGCTTGAGCTGACCCTCCCGGCCATGACGGGCATGCTGGCCACCCTGACCTTCAACGAGGCCCGCCTGCTGGAACTGGCCCCGGCCGGCTTCACCCTGGCCACCGACATCGCCGAGTGGCTGGTCCGCCAGGGCGTCCCGTTCCGCGTGGCCCACGAGGCTGCGGGCGCGTGCGTCCAGGCCGCGGAGTCCCGTGACGCGGGTCTGGAGGACCTCACCGACGCCGAACTGGCCGCGATCAACCCGGCCCTGACCCCGGCGGTACGCGAGGTCCTCACCGTGGCGGGCTCCATCGCCTCCCGCGACGCCCACGGCGGCACCGCCCCGGTCCGCGTCGCCGAACAGCACCAGCGCCTCCTGGGCGCCCTGGCCGAGGCCCGGGACTGGGCGAAGCTGTAA
- a CDS encoding ABC transporter substrate-binding protein produces the protein MRRSSSRVRAAASLLVLCVVSTGCAAGQLATAPDDPNTISVGFAAEPQNFDFTRTDGAAIPQALLGNVYEGLVKLDRDGKIVSGLAESWTLSPDRTVYDFRLRPGVRFANSAPFTAEDVKFSLERVHTAWTVSLKSTMDVLDHVEVVSPLHARVVLKRPSNGWLFAMTGRIGAMFTPSGVGELGTKPVGTGPYEVFSRVRGDSIVMRYREGYWGPKPTYTTVRLKYYRDPTALNNALLSNGIDVVSTVTAPDSLPQFTTDPRFTVIEGTTNGEVVLSFNNRRAPLTDPRVRKALTHAIDRAALLRLAWGGRGTLIGSMVPPTDPWYEDLTATTPHDPETARRLLAEAGQRELSLRLRIPNLAYAVNSAQVIKSDLAKVGVTVTIEPLDFPAIWLKQVFTEHDYDLSIVQHAEARDIATFGNPGYYWGYDNPKVRANLEHADAGDPEEQVRLMRQVARELAGDAAAAWLFLFPNLLVARTKVTGLPRNVVSESFDLAALGRS, from the coding sequence ATGCGACGATCATCGAGCCGAGTGCGCGCTGCCGCGTCGCTGCTCGTCCTCTGTGTCGTGTCCACGGGCTGCGCCGCCGGTCAGCTGGCCACCGCGCCGGACGACCCGAACACCATCAGCGTGGGGTTCGCCGCGGAACCGCAGAACTTCGACTTCACCCGCACCGACGGCGCGGCCATCCCGCAGGCGCTGCTCGGCAACGTCTACGAGGGCCTGGTCAAGCTCGACCGGGACGGCAAGATCGTCTCCGGGCTGGCCGAGTCCTGGACGCTGAGTCCGGACCGGACGGTCTACGACTTCCGGCTGCGCCCCGGGGTGCGCTTCGCCAACAGCGCCCCGTTCACCGCCGAGGACGTCAAGTTCAGCCTGGAACGGGTGCACACCGCGTGGACGGTGTCGCTGAAGTCCACAATGGACGTGCTGGACCACGTGGAGGTCGTCTCCCCGTTGCACGCCCGCGTGGTGCTGAAACGGCCCAGCAACGGCTGGCTGTTCGCGATGACCGGCCGGATCGGTGCCATGTTCACCCCGAGCGGGGTCGGTGAGCTGGGCACCAAGCCGGTGGGCACCGGGCCGTACGAGGTGTTCTCGCGGGTGCGCGGCGACTCGATCGTGATGCGCTACCGCGAGGGCTACTGGGGCCCGAAACCGACGTACACGACGGTCCGGCTCAAGTACTACCGGGACCCGACCGCGCTGAACAACGCGTTGCTCAGCAACGGCATCGACGTGGTCTCCACGGTCACCGCGCCCGACTCGCTGCCGCAGTTCACCACCGACCCGCGGTTCACCGTCATCGAGGGCACCACCAACGGCGAGGTGGTGCTGTCGTTCAACAACCGGCGCGCCCCGCTGACCGACCCGCGCGTGCGCAAGGCCCTCACCCACGCCATCGACCGGGCCGCGCTGCTCCGGCTGGCCTGGGGCGGGCGGGGCACGCTGATCGGGAGCATGGTCCCGCCGACCGACCCCTGGTACGAGGACCTCACCGCGACCACGCCGCACGACCCGGAGACCGCGCGCAGGCTGCTCGCCGAGGCCGGGCAGCGGGAGCTCAGCCTGCGGCTGCGCATCCCGAACCTGGCCTACGCGGTGAACTCCGCGCAGGTCATCAAGTCCGACCTGGCCAAGGTCGGCGTCACCGTGACCATCGAACCCCTGGACTTCCCGGCGATCTGGCTCAAGCAGGTCTTCACCGAACACGACTACGACCTGTCGATCGTGCAGCACGCCGAGGCCCGCGACATCGCCACCTTCGGCAACCCCGGCTACTACTGGGGCTACGACAACCCGAAGGTGCGCGCGAACCTGGAGCACGCGGACGCCGGTGACCCCGAGGAGCAGGTCCGCCTCATGCGCCAGGTGGCCCGCGAACTCGCCGGGGACGCGGCCGCGGCCTGGCTGTTCCTGTTCCCCAACCTGCTGGTGGCGCGCACCAAGGTCACCGGGCTGCCCCGCAACGTGGTCAGCGAGTCCTTCGACCTGGCCGCGCTGGGCCGGTCATGA
- a CDS encoding arginine repressor, translating into MTQSTAATRVARQARIAELVRQRAIRSQTELVKLLAVEGIEVTQATLSRDLDELGAVKLRGADGGAPVYVIPEDGSPVRVVEGGTSRLVKVLTELLVSTDASGNLAVLRTPPGAAQFLASAVDRAALADVVGTIAGDDTLLVVAREPLTGAMLAARFTELAGGALHPAEGA; encoded by the coding sequence ATGACGCAGAGCACCGCGGCCACCAGGGTCGCCCGCCAGGCCCGGATCGCCGAGCTGGTCCGCCAGCGCGCCATCCGCAGCCAGACCGAGCTGGTCAAGCTCCTCGCGGTGGAGGGCATCGAGGTCACCCAGGCCACGCTGTCCCGCGACCTCGACGAGCTCGGCGCGGTGAAGCTGCGCGGTGCCGACGGCGGTGCGCCGGTCTACGTCATCCCCGAGGACGGCAGCCCGGTGCGGGTCGTCGAGGGCGGGACGTCCCGGCTGGTCAAGGTGCTCACCGAACTGCTCGTCTCCACCGACGCCTCCGGCAACCTGGCCGTGCTGCGCACCCCGCCCGGGGCCGCGCAGTTCCTGGCCAGCGCGGTGGACCGGGCCGCGCTCGCCGACGTCGTCGGCACCATCGCCGGGGACGACACCCTGCTGGTGGTCGCCCGCGAGCCGCTGACCGGGGCCATGCTGGCCGCCCGGTTCACCGAGCTCGCGGGCGGCGCCCTGCACCCGGCGGAGGGCGCGTGA
- a CDS encoding argininosuccinate synthase domain-containing protein, which yields MNPRAAAGREEFARRHCLPALLANAAHADLTGDDRPEWTNLWRRAVRPGPAADPEHVRITFDRGVPVALDGETHTLGELLRELNRRAGGHGIGRADGFESPAATTLVAAHQALERLTLSWSFLRAKREAERRWAESAPEGRAALDEHIRSTQEHVSGEVRVLLSDGRAVVTERRSDRDSLGQSLAKGLAQLWSLPSKIAANRDLQNQWTGA from the coding sequence GTGAACCCCCGGGCGGCGGCCGGGCGCGAGGAGTTCGCGCGGCGGCACTGCCTGCCCGCGTTGCTGGCCAACGCCGCGCACGCCGACCTCACCGGCGACGACCGTCCGGAGTGGACGAACCTGTGGCGGCGCGCGGTGCGCCCCGGGCCCGCCGCCGACCCCGAGCACGTGCGCATCACCTTCGACCGCGGCGTGCCGGTCGCCCTGGACGGCGAGACCCACACCCTGGGCGAGCTGCTGCGCGAGCTGAACCGGCGCGCCGGCGGGCACGGCATCGGCCGTGCCGACGGTTTCGAGAGCCCCGCGGCGACCACGCTGGTCGCCGCGCACCAGGCCCTGGAACGGCTGACGCTGTCCTGGTCCTTCCTGCGCGCCAAGCGCGAGGCCGAGCGCCGGTGGGCGGAGTCCGCACCGGAGGGCCGGGCCGCACTCGACGAGCACATCCGCAGCACCCAGGAGCACGTCTCCGGCGAGGTCCGGGTGCTGCTCTCCGACGGCCGCGCGGTCGTCACCGAACGCCGCAGCGACCGCGACTCCCTGGGCCAGTCGCTGGCCAAGGGGCTCGCCCAGCTGTGGAGCCTGCCCAGCAAGATCGCGGCCAACCGCGATCTCCAGAACCAGTGGACCGGTGCATGA
- a CDS encoding GGDEF domain-containing protein yields MTTTALVGLALVVLVTSTGLLSTWTGMIVDKVFQLVTALIAVFGYLWTGIRAHGVARRWRLWLAGASVCLAFGLGLLTIGQAVVGMNRTIALFSSVTFVMAPLLSMAGMVELVRGEDRHGADEPVRRRYGASMLLVDGLIVVGSLAFLFWVASAIPGAAPRSWINSWPGMMTLLVHPAAYVVLLGVVATLSRVKQTARQLPVVLLSIAFACQSASGWLFAYLVSKSTGPVPPIADIGFMAGTLFVALAAWAPSGRQRTVDQSAARLQAGDYLHLVVPYVPLVITGVFVAIGTGLGIRLGTWQVYLGLFCVGLIMVRQLLTSADNMRLLARLQHSQRQLEYQAFHDSLTGLANRVVFRDRLTNAIRSRLRQHRPLMVLFIDVDDFKMINDRFGHAAGDAVLRSVGERLRECVADTDVVARLGGDEFGVLLESGERCPEEVGQRVLDLLRQPYAIAGQQHVARASIGIVCLTVFEHDLTADKLLGLADAAMYSAKRRGKGRAVVHEGAAQETGAVIGG; encoded by the coding sequence TTGACCACGACGGCCCTGGTGGGGCTGGCGTTGGTGGTGCTCGTCACGAGCACCGGGCTGTTGAGCACCTGGACCGGCATGATCGTCGACAAGGTGTTCCAGCTGGTCACGGCCCTGATCGCCGTGTTCGGCTACCTGTGGACCGGTATCCGGGCACACGGGGTGGCCCGGCGCTGGCGGCTTTGGCTGGCCGGGGCGAGTGTGTGTCTGGCGTTCGGACTCGGGCTGCTCACCATCGGCCAGGCCGTGGTCGGGATGAACCGCACCATCGCGTTGTTCTCCTCGGTGACCTTCGTCATGGCGCCTTTGCTGTCCATGGCCGGAATGGTCGAGCTCGTCCGCGGTGAGGACCGGCATGGTGCCGACGAACCCGTGCGCAGGCGCTACGGCGCCTCCATGCTCCTGGTCGACGGGCTCATCGTGGTCGGGTCGCTGGCCTTCCTGTTCTGGGTCGCCTCGGCCATCCCCGGGGCGGCGCCGCGGTCCTGGATCAACAGCTGGCCCGGCATGATGACGCTGCTCGTGCACCCGGCCGCCTACGTGGTGCTGCTCGGGGTGGTCGCGACCCTGTCCCGGGTCAAGCAGACCGCGCGGCAGCTGCCGGTCGTGCTGCTCAGCATCGCCTTCGCCTGCCAGTCCGCCTCCGGCTGGCTGTTCGCCTACCTGGTGTCCAAGAGCACCGGGCCGGTACCGCCCATCGCCGACATCGGGTTCATGGCGGGCACGCTGTTCGTGGCCCTCGCGGCCTGGGCGCCCAGCGGGCGGCAGCGCACCGTCGACCAGTCGGCGGCCCGGTTGCAGGCCGGGGACTACCTGCACCTGGTGGTGCCGTACGTGCCGCTGGTCATCACCGGTGTGTTCGTGGCCATCGGCACCGGCCTGGGCATCCGGCTCGGGACCTGGCAGGTCTACCTCGGACTGTTCTGCGTCGGGCTGATCATGGTGCGGCAGCTGCTCACCTCCGCGGACAACATGCGGCTGCTGGCCCGGCTGCAGCACAGCCAGCGGCAGCTGGAGTACCAGGCCTTCCACGACTCGCTGACCGGGCTGGCCAACCGCGTGGTGTTCCGGGACCGGCTCACCAACGCCATCCGCAGCAGGCTCCGGCAGCACCGGCCGCTGATGGTGCTGTTCATCGACGTGGACGACTTCAAGATGATCAATGACCGGTTCGGGCACGCCGCCGGGGACGCCGTGCTGCGTTCGGTCGGCGAGCGGCTGCGCGAGTGCGTGGCCGACACCGACGTGGTGGCGCGGCTGGGCGGGGACGAGTTCGGGGTGCTGCTGGAGAGCGGCGAGCGCTGCCCGGAGGAGGTGGGCCAGCGGGTGCTGGACCTGCTGCGCCAGCCCTACGCCATCGCCGGGCAGCAGCACGTGGCACGGGCCAGCATCGGCATCGTGTGCCTGACCGTGTTCGAGCACGACCTCACCGCGGACAAGCTGCTCGGCCTGGCCGACGCCGCCATGTACTCGGCCAAGCGCCGCGGCAAGGGCCGGGCCGTCGTGCACGAGGGGGCAGCCCAGGAGACGGGCGCGGTGATCGGCGGCTAA
- a CDS encoding DNA-3-methyladenine glycosylase: MTFDLSTDPVRTAHRLLGCHLTANGVTARITEVEAYWGELDPASHCYRGRTPRNEVMFGPAGHLYVYFTYGMHHCANVVCLTEDEPGAVLLRAAAVTEGVGLARGRRPTAKTDRDLARGPANLCSALGITGADNGLPLLSSGSPVRLHPAPEVPATEVVAGPRVGISVAEDLPWRFWLRGEPSVSAYRRGGRKRRPA, encoded by the coding sequence ATGACCTTCGACCTCTCCACCGACCCGGTCCGCACCGCGCACCGCCTGCTCGGCTGCCACCTCACCGCCAACGGCGTCACGGCGCGCATCACCGAGGTCGAGGCGTACTGGGGCGAGCTGGACCCGGCCTCGCACTGCTACCGCGGCCGCACCCCGCGCAACGAGGTCATGTTCGGCCCGGCGGGCCACCTGTACGTGTACTTCACCTACGGCATGCACCACTGCGCCAACGTGGTCTGCCTCACCGAGGACGAGCCGGGCGCGGTGCTGCTGCGGGCCGCGGCGGTCACCGAGGGGGTCGGGCTCGCCCGGGGGCGCAGGCCCACCGCGAAGACCGACCGTGATCTCGCGCGCGGGCCCGCCAACCTGTGCTCCGCCCTCGGCATCACCGGCGCGGACAACGGTCTGCCCCTGCTCAGCAGCGGTTCCCCGGTCCGGCTGCACCCCGCGCCCGAGGTGCCCGCGACGGAGGTCGTGGCCGGGCCCCGGGTCGGGATCTCGGTGGCCGAGGACCTGCCGTGGCGGTTCTGGCTGCGCGGGGAGCCCTCGGTCAGCGCCTACCGGCGGGGCGGGCGCAAGCGCCGACCGGCCTGA
- the tyrS gene encoding tyrosine--tRNA ligase → MSEHILDELSWRGLIAQTTDLDALRRDLDGGPLTLYCGFDPTAPSLHAGNLIPLLGLRRFQRAGHRPIVLAGGATGMIGDPRDNGERTLNTEDTVVEWTERIRGQLERFVDFDDSPTGAVVENNLNWTKDMSAITFLRDVGKHFSVNVMLGRETVKRRLESDGMSYTEFSYLLLQSYDYLQLHRKHGCSLQIGGADQWGNIVGGVGLVRSVDRAQVHALTLPLVTDSEGRKFGKSTGGGNVWLDPELTSPYAWYQYFVNAGDADAVRYLRMFTFLDRDEVAEVERATEETPHLRTAQKKLAEEFTTLVHGAEQTRMVVAASQALFGRGELRELDEPTLRAALASAGSGEVKLSDAPTIVDILVAAGLSKSRGEARRTVNEGGAYVNNEKVTDEAWTPGSDALLHGRWLVVRRGRRHTAGVDVLH, encoded by the coding sequence GTGAGTGAGCACATCCTCGACGAACTGTCCTGGCGCGGACTGATCGCGCAGACCACCGACCTCGACGCACTGCGGCGCGACCTGGACGGCGGCCCGCTCACCCTCTATTGCGGTTTCGACCCGACCGCGCCCAGCCTGCACGCGGGCAACTTGATCCCGCTGCTCGGCCTGCGCCGCTTCCAGCGCGCCGGGCACCGGCCCATCGTGCTGGCGGGCGGGGCCACGGGCATGATCGGCGACCCCCGCGACAACGGCGAGCGCACCCTCAACACCGAGGACACGGTGGTCGAGTGGACCGAGCGCATCCGGGGCCAGCTCGAGCGGTTCGTCGACTTCGACGACTCGCCCACCGGTGCGGTCGTGGAGAACAACCTCAACTGGACCAAGGACATGTCGGCGATCACGTTCCTGCGGGACGTCGGCAAGCACTTCTCGGTCAACGTGATGCTCGGCCGCGAGACGGTGAAGCGCCGCCTGGAGAGCGACGGCATGTCGTACACGGAGTTCAGCTACCTGCTGCTCCAGTCCTACGACTACCTCCAGCTGCACCGCAAGCACGGCTGCTCGCTGCAGATCGGCGGCGCCGACCAGTGGGGCAACATCGTGGGCGGTGTCGGCCTGGTGCGCTCGGTCGACCGCGCCCAGGTGCACGCGCTCACGCTGCCGCTGGTCACCGACTCGGAGGGGCGCAAGTTCGGCAAGTCCACCGGGGGCGGCAACGTGTGGCTCGACCCCGAGCTGACCTCGCCGTACGCCTGGTACCAGTACTTCGTCAACGCCGGGGACGCCGACGCGGTGCGCTACCTGCGCATGTTCACCTTCCTCGACCGCGACGAGGTCGCCGAGGTCGAGCGGGCCACGGAGGAGACGCCGCACCTGCGCACCGCGCAGAAGAAGCTGGCCGAGGAGTTCACCACCCTGGTGCACGGGGCCGAGCAGACGCGCATGGTCGTCGCGGCCAGCCAGGCCCTGTTCGGCCGGGGTGAGCTGCGCGAGCTCGACGAGCCGACGCTGCGCGCCGCGCTGGCCTCGGCCGGGTCCGGCGAGGTGAAGCTGTCCGACGCACCGACCATCGTGGACATCCTGGTCGCGGCCGGGCTGTCCAAGAGCCGGGGCGAGGCCCGCCGCACGGTCAACGAGGGCGGCGCGTACGTGAACAACGAGAAGGTCACCGACGAGGCGTGGACGCCGGGCTCGGACGCACTTCTGCACGGTCGGTGGCTTGTGGTTCGACGTGGCCGCCGTCACACTGCGGGGGTGGACGTCCTGCACTAG
- a CDS encoding acetylornithine transaminase, whose translation MTHFASNVDGQQRWRSTFMDNYGTPSLALVRGEGVHVWDADGKRYLDLLSGIAVNALGHAHPAIVEAVSTQIATLGHVSNFYMAEPTVELAELLLNLTGIAEQGRVLFCNSGAEANEAAFKISRLTGRTKIVSTEGGFHGRTMGALALTGQPAKRDPFAPMPPGVVHVPYGDTAALESVVDDQTAAVVLEPIQGENGVLVPPDGYLQAAREITSRHGALLVLDEVQTGIGRTGTWYAFQQVGVTPDVITLAKGLGGGLPLGAVLAFGEAADYLKPGLHGTTFGGNPVCCAAGLAVLRTLANEGLVEHAAALGKEIAKGVEDLHHPLVKGVRGAGLLQAILLTKNVSAGVAAAGREAGFLVNNVQPDAIRLAPPLILTEADAHEFITALPALLDAAEETT comes from the coding sequence ATGACCCACTTCGCGTCCAACGTGGACGGTCAGCAGCGCTGGCGGTCCACCTTCATGGACAACTACGGCACCCCGTCGCTGGCGCTGGTGCGCGGCGAGGGCGTGCACGTCTGGGACGCCGACGGCAAGCGCTACCTCGACCTGCTCAGCGGGATCGCGGTCAACGCCCTCGGCCACGCCCACCCGGCCATCGTCGAGGCGGTCAGCACGCAGATCGCCACGCTCGGCCACGTGTCCAACTTCTACATGGCCGAGCCGACGGTCGAGCTGGCCGAGCTGCTGCTGAACCTGACCGGCATCGCCGAGCAGGGCCGGGTGCTGTTCTGCAACTCCGGCGCCGAGGCCAACGAGGCCGCGTTCAAGATCAGTCGCCTCACCGGCCGCACCAAGATCGTCTCGACCGAGGGCGGGTTCCACGGCCGCACCATGGGCGCCCTCGCGCTCACCGGCCAGCCCGCCAAGCGCGACCCGTTCGCGCCCATGCCGCCCGGCGTGGTGCACGTGCCCTACGGCGACACCGCCGCGCTGGAGTCCGTTGTGGACGACCAGACGGCCGCGGTCGTGCTGGAGCCGATCCAGGGCGAGAACGGTGTGCTGGTCCCGCCGGACGGCTACCTCCAGGCCGCGCGCGAGATCACCAGCCGCCACGGCGCGCTGCTCGTGCTGGACGAGGTGCAGACCGGCATCGGCCGCACCGGCACCTGGTACGCCTTCCAGCAGGTCGGTGTCACCCCGGACGTGATCACGCTGGCCAAGGGCCTCGGCGGCGGCCTGCCGCTGGGCGCGGTGCTGGCCTTCGGCGAGGCCGCGGACTACCTCAAGCCCGGCCTGCACGGCACCACCTTCGGCGGCAACCCGGTCTGCTGCGCGGCGGGCCTGGCCGTGCTGCGCACGCTGGCCAACGAGGGCCTGGTCGAGCACGCGGCCGCACTCGGCAAGGAGATCGCCAAGGGCGTGGAGGACCTGCACCACCCGCTCGTCAAGGGCGTGCGCGGGGCCGGTCTGCTCCAGGCGATCCTGCTCACCAAGAACGTGTCGGCGGGCGTCGCGGCGGCCGGGCGTGAGGCGGGCTTCCTCGTCAACAACGTGCAGCCCGACGCGATCCGGCTCGCGCCGCCGCTGATCCTCACCGAGGCCGACGCGCACGAGTTCATCACCGCCCTGCCCGCCCTGCTCGACGCCGCGGAGGAGACGACATGA